A single Bifidobacterium asteroides DNA region contains:
- the rplC gene encoding 50S ribosomal protein L3 — MAEEQRNRKALLGRKLGMSQVWDENGFFVPVTLVDVSTNVVTAVKNQEKDGYQAIQIGYGQIDPTKVTKPLAGHFAKAGVTPRRHLVEVRTADADSYQPGQELGLDLLPEGSEVDVTGTTKGKGFAGTIKRWGFKSYRRTHGSHKNERRPGSVGACATPSRILKGKRMAGRMGHDTSTVQNLTIVSADAEKGVIAIKGALPGPRGAIVLVRSAVKGA, encoded by the coding sequence ATGGCTGAAGAGCAGAGGAACCGCAAGGCTCTCCTGGGCCGCAAGCTGGGCATGTCCCAGGTCTGGGACGAGAACGGCTTCTTCGTCCCGGTGACCCTGGTGGACGTGTCCACCAACGTGGTGACCGCGGTCAAGAACCAGGAGAAGGACGGCTACCAGGCCATCCAGATCGGCTACGGGCAGATCGACCCCACCAAGGTGACCAAGCCGCTGGCTGGTCACTTCGCCAAGGCCGGAGTGACCCCGCGTCGTCACCTGGTCGAGGTTCGCACCGCCGATGCCGACAGCTACCAGCCCGGCCAGGAGCTGGGCCTGGACCTGCTGCCCGAGGGCAGCGAGGTCGATGTGACCGGCACCACCAAGGGCAAGGGCTTTGCCGGCACCATCAAGCGCTGGGGCTTCAAGTCCTACCGCCGCACCCACGGCTCGCACAAGAACGAGCGCCGCCCCGGTTCAGTGGGCGCCTGCGCAACGCCCAGCCGCATCCTCAAGGGCAAGCGGATGGCCGGCCGCATGGGTCATGACACCTCGACCGTCCAGAACCTGACCATCGTCTCCGCAGATGCCGAGAAGGGCGTCATCGCCATCAAGGGTGCCCTGCCCGGGCCCCGCGGCGCCATCGTCCTGGTTCGTTCGGCAGTGAAGGGAGCCTGA
- the dapC gene encoding succinyldiaminopimelate transaminase — translation MGFHSFESPYDWSRIDPYRRHAEQCPGGLVDLSVGSPVDPVPRSVREALAAAADDGQARGYPKTAGDGPLRQAVADWFRRCRGVDLDALGADLVPTVGSKEAVALMASLLHLGPGDRVVQPRVSYPTYAIGTQLAGALVTTVDDPADTDSWVDLPGVRAIWINSPGNPSGRVIDRAGLAKIVQAARSIGATVLSDECYALLDWSGSAQASPCILEPQVCGGDASGILCLYSMSKQSNMAGYRAALVAGDAQLVKAMTAYRKQVGLIVPGPVQRAMRAALEDGEAVTAQRDVYARRLHALTEALGAYGYDAVMPQGGLYIWAQARSGDCWADMAELSRLGILASPGEFYGDGRYLRFSSTIADEQLDLALGRLRSAA, via the coding sequence ATGGGTTTCCACTCTTTCGAATCCCCCTACGACTGGTCAAGGATCGACCCCTATCGGCGGCATGCTGAGCAATGCCCCGGCGGCCTGGTCGACCTGTCGGTAGGTTCGCCGGTGGATCCTGTGCCCAGGTCGGTCAGGGAGGCCTTGGCTGCGGCTGCGGATGACGGCCAGGCACGAGGCTATCCAAAAACTGCCGGTGATGGCCCTCTGAGGCAGGCCGTGGCCGACTGGTTCCGTCGTTGCCGCGGGGTCGATCTGGATGCCCTGGGAGCGGACCTGGTTCCCACCGTCGGATCCAAGGAGGCGGTGGCGCTCATGGCCTCCCTCCTGCATCTGGGGCCGGGGGACCGGGTGGTGCAGCCGAGGGTATCCTATCCTACCTATGCCATCGGAACCCAGCTGGCCGGGGCCCTGGTGACGACCGTGGATGATCCGGCTGATACGGATTCATGGGTGGACCTGCCCGGCGTGCGAGCCATATGGATCAATTCGCCGGGCAACCCCAGTGGACGGGTCATCGACCGAGCCGGGTTGGCGAAGATTGTACAGGCAGCCCGTTCGATAGGGGCTACGGTCCTGAGTGACGAGTGCTATGCCCTGCTGGACTGGTCAGGATCCGCCCAGGCCTCACCCTGCATTTTGGAGCCCCAAGTCTGTGGCGGCGATGCCAGCGGGATACTGTGCCTGTACTCAATGAGCAAGCAGTCCAACATGGCCGGATATAGGGCTGCCTTGGTGGCCGGCGATGCTCAACTGGTGAAGGCCATGACCGCCTACCGCAAGCAGGTCGGACTGATTGTGCCAGGTCCAGTGCAACGGGCCATGCGGGCCGCTCTGGAGGATGGCGAGGCCGTGACGGCCCAGCGCGATGTCTATGCTCGTCGCCTGCATGCACTGACTGAAGCTCTCGGAGCTTACGGATACGATGCCGTCATGCCTCAAGGCGGCCTTTATATCTGGGCACAAGCCCGTTCGGGCGATTGCTGGGCAGACATGGCTGAACTGTCCCGTCTGGGGATCCTGGCCAGCCCGGGGGAGTTCTACGGGGATGGCCGCTATCTGCGGTTCTCGTCAACCATCGCTGACGAGCAGCTGGATCTGGCCCTGGGGCGTCTGCGGAGCGCCGCTTAG
- a CDS encoding amino acid permease, which yields MELFRKKSVEQTLAETGEEGRSLKRTLTTWDLAIMAVAVAVGAGIFSVGAQAAAFHAGPAVIISFVIAGIVCAAAVMCYAEFASMIPVSGSAYTFTYNTMGELVAWIIGWDLILEMLMAASVISKYWGVYLNDFIHLMGGTSFSSSFHLGGLDVDLAPLVVVTLFTVLLVLGTKLSARFDGALTVLKIGIVVFVIVVGFFYVKLDNYRPFIPPSEPASAVPGASVPGIMGQPLWQWVSGMQPTIYGIPGILSGAALVFFAFVGFDIVATTSEEAKEPHKTIPRGIGLGMLIVITLYILVAIVTTGMVSYKDLAKAKNPSLATGFEMVGAPWAAKIISFGIVVGLTTVVMVLLLGLTRIVFAMSRDGLLPRALSRTGRHGTPARIQILGGIVVAVVASCFPIDVLSDMVNIGTLSAFLLVAISLPIMRKRRPDLPRSFKMPGNPWVPILIALACLWLMLNLTVLTWIRFVVWLAAGLAIYFGYSYRHSLLGRHQLSGKISKATQAGLD from the coding sequence ATGGAATTATTCAGGAAGAAATCGGTTGAACAGACCCTGGCAGAGACCGGGGAGGAAGGCAGGTCGCTCAAGCGGACGCTGACCACCTGGGATCTGGCCATCATGGCCGTCGCAGTGGCCGTGGGCGCGGGCATTTTCTCGGTGGGGGCCCAGGCAGCGGCCTTCCATGCGGGTCCGGCTGTCATCATCTCCTTCGTCATCGCAGGCATCGTCTGTGCGGCGGCCGTCATGTGCTACGCGGAGTTCGCCTCCATGATCCCGGTTTCAGGTTCGGCCTACACCTTCACTTACAACACCATGGGCGAACTGGTGGCTTGGATCATCGGCTGGGACCTGATTCTGGAGATGCTCATGGCCGCCTCGGTCATCTCCAAGTACTGGGGCGTCTACCTGAACGACTTCATCCATCTGATGGGCGGCACCTCCTTCAGCTCCAGCTTCCATCTGGGTGGCCTGGATGTGGACCTGGCCCCGCTGGTGGTCGTCACCCTCTTCACGGTCCTTCTGGTCCTGGGCACCAAGCTTTCAGCCCGGTTCGACGGCGCCTTGACCGTCCTCAAGATCGGCATCGTGGTCTTCGTCATCGTGGTGGGCTTCTTCTACGTAAAATTGGACAACTACCGGCCCTTCATCCCGCCTTCTGAGCCGGCTTCTGCCGTTCCGGGGGCCAGCGTGCCGGGAATCATGGGCCAGCCCCTCTGGCAGTGGGTCTCAGGCATGCAGCCCACTATCTACGGTATCCCCGGCATCCTCTCAGGCGCGGCCCTGGTCTTCTTCGCCTTCGTGGGATTCGATATTGTCGCCACCACCTCCGAGGAGGCCAAGGAGCCCCATAAGACCATTCCCCGCGGAATCGGCCTGGGCATGCTGATCGTCATTACCCTGTACATCCTGGTCGCCATCGTCACCACCGGCATGGTCTCCTACAAGGACCTGGCCAAGGCCAAGAATCCCTCCCTGGCCACAGGCTTCGAGATGGTCGGTGCTCCCTGGGCCGCCAAGATCATCTCCTTCGGCATCGTGGTGGGGCTGACCACCGTGGTCATGGTGCTCCTGCTGGGGCTGACCCGCATCGTCTTCGCCATGAGCCGGGACGGGCTTCTTCCGCGTGCCCTGTCCCGCACTGGCCGTCATGGCACGCCGGCCCGCATTCAGATCCTGGGCGGCATTGTGGTGGCTGTAGTGGCCTCCTGCTTCCCCATAGACGTCTTGTCCGACATGGTCAACATCGGCACGCTCTCGGCCTTCCTGCTGGTGGCCATCTCCCTGCCCATCATGCGCAAGCGCCGGCCTGACCTGCCCCGGTCCTTCAAGATGCCCGGCAACCCCTGGGTGCCCATTCTGATCGCCCTGGCCTGCCTCTGGCTCATGCTCAACCTGACCGTGCTGACCTGGATCCGATTCGTGGTCTGGCTGGCTGCAGGACTGGCCATCTACTTCGGCTATTCCTACCGGCACTCCCTGCTCGGCCGTCATCAGCTCAGCGGGAAGATATCCAAGGCCACCCAGGCTGGTCTGGACTGA
- a CDS encoding IMPACT family protein has translation MLTILDTPQKPATGSLTERKSEFIGQACHVEDQQAAMAFVQEVRLQHPKARHVCHCAIWGPEGRTSERMSDDGEPSGTAGKPILEVMRRRGVTDCVLTVTRYFGGILLGSGGLIRAYSSAASLALKAAKQARVLPTQRFTITVDYPEYDPLRRLIRTSGGHVETEDFTDQVRLTYDLEPAAVPAFHGRLDDLLQGRAEPSALGEGQKLIPLSGDQASSAT, from the coding sequence TTGCTCACCATACTGGATACGCCGCAGAAACCGGCCACGGGTTCCCTTACCGAGCGGAAGTCCGAGTTCATCGGCCAGGCCTGCCATGTGGAGGACCAGCAGGCGGCCATGGCCTTCGTCCAAGAGGTCCGTTTACAGCACCCCAAGGCCCGGCACGTCTGCCACTGCGCGATCTGGGGACCCGAGGGCCGCACCAGCGAACGCATGAGCGATGACGGGGAGCCCTCCGGGACGGCCGGCAAGCCCATACTTGAGGTCATGCGTCGGCGGGGAGTGACCGACTGCGTCCTGACGGTGACCCGTTACTTCGGGGGGATCCTTCTCGGGTCAGGAGGGCTGATCCGGGCCTACTCCTCAGCAGCCTCCCTGGCGCTCAAGGCGGCAAAGCAGGCACGTGTGCTCCCGACCCAGCGATTCACGATCACCGTGGACTATCCAGAGTACGATCCTCTGCGCCGTCTGATCCGCACCTCCGGGGGGCACGTGGAGACCGAGGACTTCACTGATCAGGTCCGGCTGACCTACGACCTGGAGCCCGCAGCGGTGCCGGCCTTCCATGGTCGGCTGGACGACCTTCTGCAAGGCCGGGCAGAACCCAGTGCACTGGGCGAAGGCCAAAAACTTATTCCCCTGTCTGGGGACCAAGCTTCATCTGCCACATGA
- a CDS encoding AbrB family transcriptional regulator has product MTNPQDQPDTESPSAGKPHEALTVFYERLRHSTDTAELHEFARSPLPDRSDQAAFSRFTALLEAVAGNEHTPVEDRVYLAQTMPFPNILVKLSQDSSPEVRRAVAANKDDKNWLVGLLTKDEDAGVRAAALTNPMTSWKMRLEGAQDDRTDADTLDFLGALGTRDEQDAPHVLAAMVRRAVALNPNTGQATLEALRKDPDGQVARAAASR; this is encoded by the coding sequence ATGACCAATCCCCAGGACCAACCGGACACCGAATCCCCATCAGCCGGCAAGCCCCATGAGGCCCTGACCGTTTTCTATGAAAGGCTCAGGCATTCCACGGATACGGCCGAGCTGCACGAATTCGCCCGCAGCCCCCTGCCCGACAGGTCCGACCAGGCCGCCTTCTCGCGCTTCACGGCACTGCTGGAGGCAGTGGCTGGCAATGAGCATACGCCGGTGGAGGACAGGGTCTACCTGGCGCAGACCATGCCATTCCCCAACATTCTGGTCAAGCTCTCCCAGGATTCCAGCCCTGAGGTCCGACGGGCGGTGGCCGCCAACAAGGATGACAAGAACTGGCTGGTCGGTCTGCTCACCAAGGACGAGGACGCTGGTGTCAGGGCTGCTGCGCTGACCAACCCCATGACCTCCTGGAAGATGCGCCTGGAGGGCGCCCAGGACGATCGGACCGATGCCGATACCCTGGACTTTCTCGGGGCTCTGGGCACTCGCGACGAGCAGGACGCCCCCCATGTGCTGGCCGCCATGGTGCGCCGGGCCGTGGCCCTGAATCCCAACACCGGGCAGGCGACCCTTGAGGCCCTGCGCAAGGACCCGGACGGGCAGGTGGCACGGGCAGCCGCCTCGCGCTGA
- the rplM gene encoding 50S ribosomal protein L13 → MKTFTPKPADLTHDWYIVDASGVVLGRLAAQVADLLRGKNKPTYAPYADSGNNVIVINASKMVLTGNKNDKVLYTHSGRPGGLRRDSYGQLMEHNPERIITTAVKGMLPKNKLAKVQLTRLRVFAGEEHPHTSQQPIEYKIHQVAQQAK, encoded by the coding sequence GTGAAGACTTTCACCCCGAAACCAGCCGATCTGACACATGACTGGTATATCGTCGATGCCTCCGGTGTGGTGCTGGGGCGTCTGGCAGCCCAGGTGGCCGATCTGCTGCGCGGCAAGAACAAGCCCACCTATGCGCCATACGCCGACTCCGGCAACAACGTCATCGTCATCAACGCGTCCAAGATGGTGCTGACGGGCAACAAGAACGACAAGGTGCTCTACACCCACTCCGGCCGCCCTGGCGGGCTGCGTCGCGACTCCTACGGGCAGTTGATGGAGCACAACCCCGAGCGCATCATCACGACGGCGGTCAAGGGCATGCTGCCCAAGAACAAGCTGGCCAAGGTCCAGCTGACCAGGCTGCGGGTCTTCGCAGGCGAGGAGCATCCTCACACCTCGCAGCAGCCCATTGAGTACAAGATCCATCAGGTCGCCCAGCAGGCCAAGTAG
- the fdxA gene encoding ferredoxin: MTYVIAQPCVDVKDKACVDECPVDCIYEGVRSLYINPNECVDCGACEPVCPVEAIFYEDDLPEEWTWYKDAATDFFAQVGDAGGAAAVGPYDHDPEGVAALPPNK, translated from the coding sequence ATGACCTACGTCATCGCTCAGCCCTGCGTGGACGTCAAGGACAAGGCCTGCGTGGACGAATGCCCGGTGGACTGCATCTACGAGGGCGTCCGTTCGCTCTACATCAACCCCAACGAGTGCGTGGACTGCGGCGCCTGCGAGCCGGTCTGCCCGGTGGAGGCCATCTTCTACGAGGACGACCTGCCCGAGGAGTGGACCTGGTACAAGGACGCGGCGACTGATTTCTTCGCCCAGGTGGGGGATGCCGGCGGCGCTGCCGCGGTCGGCCCCTACGATCATGATCCGGAGGGTGTGGCAGCCCTGCCGCCCAACAAGTAG
- the rpsI gene encoding 30S ribosomal protein S9, with the protein MADNNNSSAVLEAEETSASYTSETNAGAGTGTSAIEPGYGTGRRKEAVARVRLIPGSGKWSINGHTLEEYFPSKLHQREVNSPIVLLKLENKFDVVVRVEGGGVTGQAGAVRLGVARALNAIDRDANRPALKKAGFLTRDARVVERKKAGLHKARRAPQFSKR; encoded by the coding sequence ATGGCTGACAACAACAACAGCTCCGCGGTTCTTGAGGCCGAGGAGACCAGCGCTTCCTACACTTCCGAGACCAACGCCGGCGCAGGCACCGGCACCTCCGCCATCGAGCCGGGCTACGGCACCGGCCGCCGCAAGGAGGCAGTCGCCCGCGTCCGTCTGATTCCGGGCTCTGGCAAGTGGAGCATCAACGGACACACCCTGGAGGAGTACTTCCCCAGCAAGCTGCACCAGCGCGAGGTCAACTCGCCTATCGTGCTGCTCAAGCTTGAGAACAAGTTCGACGTGGTTGTGCGCGTCGAGGGCGGCGGCGTGACCGGCCAGGCCGGCGCAGTCCGTCTGGGCGTAGCACGCGCCTTGAACGCCATCGACCGGGACGCCAACCGTCCTGCCCTGAAGAAGGCCGGATTCCTGACCCGTGACGCCCGCGTGGTGGAGCGCAAGAAGGCCGGTCTGCACAAGGCCCGTCGCGCCCCGCAGTTCTCCAAGCGCTGA
- the rpsJ gene encoding 30S ribosomal protein S10: MAGQKIRIRLKSYDHEVIDQSAKKIVETVTNAGATVVGPVPLPTEKNVYVVIRSPHKYKDSREHFEMRTHKRLIDIVDPTPKAVDSLMHIDLPADVNIEIKL; this comes from the coding sequence ATGGCGGGACAGAAAATCCGCATCAGGCTAAAGTCCTATGACCATGAGGTCATCGACCAATCGGCGAAGAAGATCGTCGAGACGGTGACGAACGCGGGCGCAACTGTGGTTGGCCCCGTTCCGCTGCCGACTGAGAAGAACGTGTATGTCGTCATCCGTTCTCCTCATAAGTACAAGGACTCCCGCGAGCACTTCGAGATGCGCACCCACAAGCGCCTGATCGACATCGTGGATCCCACGCCCAAGGCTGTGGATTCGCTGATGCACATCGATCTGCCGGCGGACGTCAACATTGAGATCAAGCTGTAG
- the dinB gene encoding DNA polymerase IV yields the protein MSTAPRLAAAKKDWGHDETGCTVLHIDMDAFYASCEVARHPQLQGRPVIIGTGRRSVVSAASYEARAFGINSAMPLARAERLCPQGVFLPVDMTYYRNISRRIFDTVFSRITDQIEQVSVDECYMDVSGALMRWGMPTAIARWIRASVARQFHVTCSVGIATNKLVAKMASTNAKPDGMLLIPKARQAEFVQLMPLRGIPGIGPALEKRLNAWAIKDVADLATMSERDLTRATGSNLTARKLAQASHGLDDDPVQPRAPEKSLGAERTFLHDTTSMKQVCDLLRVCSNEVATGLRSHDLIARTITVKLRFDDLRYMTKAHTLETPVNSANRIYPQAVGLLKAMLGLPDGVPMDTPLPRLIRLAGVSASGLSRVEDTPIQPSLDDIIHESKRRTGSEAQRLDQAEATMDSIRNRYGKGSVSMGL from the coding sequence ATGAGTACCGCACCAAGGCTTGCAGCCGCCAAGAAAGACTGGGGACATGACGAGACCGGCTGCACGGTGCTGCACATTGACATGGATGCCTTCTACGCCTCCTGCGAAGTCGCCCGACACCCTCAATTGCAGGGCCGGCCGGTCATCATCGGCACCGGACGGCGGTCGGTGGTCTCCGCGGCCAGCTATGAAGCCAGGGCTTTCGGCATCAACTCGGCCATGCCCCTGGCACGTGCCGAGCGATTGTGCCCTCAAGGGGTGTTCCTCCCGGTCGACATGACCTATTACCGGAATATCTCACGAAGGATATTTGATACGGTTTTCTCACGAATTACTGATCAGATCGAGCAGGTCTCAGTAGATGAATGCTATATGGACGTGTCCGGGGCGCTCATGCGCTGGGGCATGCCCACGGCCATCGCCCGGTGGATTCGAGCCAGCGTGGCCCGACAATTCCACGTGACCTGCTCGGTGGGCATCGCCACCAACAAGCTGGTAGCCAAGATGGCCTCCACCAACGCCAAGCCCGACGGCATGCTGCTGATCCCCAAGGCCCGGCAGGCCGAGTTCGTCCAGCTGATGCCCCTGCGCGGCATCCCCGGCATCGGACCGGCCCTGGAGAAGCGGCTCAACGCCTGGGCCATCAAGGACGTGGCCGACCTGGCCACCATGAGCGAGCGGGATCTGACTCGGGCCACGGGATCGAACCTTACCGCCAGGAAGCTGGCACAGGCCTCACACGGACTGGACGACGATCCGGTCCAGCCGCGAGCGCCGGAGAAATCCCTAGGCGCGGAACGCACCTTCCTGCACGACACGACCAGCATGAAGCAGGTCTGCGACCTCCTGCGCGTCTGCAGCAACGAAGTGGCCACCGGACTGCGATCGCACGACCTGATCGCCCGAACCATCACCGTCAAACTGCGCTTCGATGATCTGCGCTATATGACCAAGGCCCACACCCTGGAAACCCCGGTCAACTCAGCCAACCGCATCTATCCGCAAGCAGTCGGCCTGCTCAAGGCCATGCTGGGGCTGCCCGATGGCGTGCCCATGGACACACCCCTGCCCAGGCTGATCCGTCTGGCCGGTGTCAGCGCATCCGGCCTGAGCCGGGTGGAGGACACTCCCATCCAGCCGTCCTTGGACGACATCATCCACGAGAGCAAACGCCGCACCGGCAGCGAGGCCCAGCGCCTGGATCAGGCAGAGGCCACCATGGACTCCATCAGGAACCGCTACGGCAAGGGCTCAGTCAGCATGGGCCTCTAA